CCGGGTCGCCCGCCGCGATCGCCGCGTAGATCGCCTCATGGTCGCGGTTGATCATGCGGGCGTAGCGCTGGTGCTTTTTCGGGTCGTTGCCCTGCAGATACAGCTTGCGCGATGGCACCAGCCGCACGCCGAGAAACTGTGTAAAGCGTACGAAATAGGCGTTGCCGGTCGCGCGCGCGATCGCGGCGTGGAAGGCCGCGTCGGCGGCGACCGATCCCTCCGCCTCGGTGCTCGCATCCATCGCCGCGAGCGCGGCGCGGATGTCCTTCAGATCGGCGTCGGTGCGGCGTTGCGCGGCAAGATCGGCCATCTCCGCCTCGAACCCCATGCGCATTTCGAGCAGGCGCAGCACGTCGTCGATCGCGCTGACCTCGTCCGGGGTCACCTGAAACGCACGATATTGCGCCCCCTCCGCGACATAGGCACCCGATCCGCGCCGCGACACCAGCAGCCCGCGCGCGGCGAGGCGCGAATAGGCTTCCCGCACGACGGTGCGACTGACGCCAAAGCTCTCGGTAATCGCCTTTTCGGTCGGAAAGCGCGACCCCGGGGGCATCTCCCCGCGTTCGATCTGTTCCTCGAACCGCTGGACGAGATCGTCGGCCAGCGATGCCGCCTTGGTCACCGTCATCACGGGACGGATAGCATTGCCCGTGGCCATATGACTAGGGATTGAAATCGGGCTGCTGCTGCTGGACATAGGCTTGCCAATCGGGTTCGCGCTTGAAATCGGGACCGCCGCTCCACGCTGCGCCGGCATGATAGACGAAAGGCTTGCCCGGCGTGACCCGGACGAGGATCAGGTAATTGTCGGCATCCTCGGCAAATCCGGCAAACGCCGCAGGATCGACCATCACCGCCGCCGCCATTGCGCCCTTGTCGGGCGTGTCCGGCCCCCACCACACCAGCCGCGCCTTGTCCGCATCCTTGAGGATGCTGCCCAGCGCGGTGCCGGTCGGGCGCTTCGAAATGCCGATCGCGACAGTCAGCGGTTGGCTGCTGCTCGACGCGATGGTCGATGTCATGCGGATAAAGTTGCTACCCGGTGCCAGTGCGAACTGCCGTGTCTCGGCGACGGTGCGCGCGGTATCGACCGGCCAGGCGGGATAGTCGACGCTGAACGCCGCACGCTCCGGCCCCGCCACAGCGATCCGCGGGTTCACATAGTTGCGCGACGTCCACAGCTTGTTGTCGTGCCAGATGCCCAGGCCGCCGACCCCGCGTCCGGTACCGACATTGTAGAAATCGACGCCCTCGCCCTGGTCCTGATGCTGGTCGCCGGTGCGCAGCTGGCGGTCCATGAACGGCCATCGCACCCGCTTGCCCCAGGCGTCGATGCCGGAGGAGGAGGGGGGCTCGGCGGCTTCGAGCGGACGACCGTAGATGCGGAAGGCAATGCGGTCGTTCTCGAACAACAGGTCGCCGAATCGATAGTCGGCAATCGACACCGCAGCGCGCGCCTTCTGTTCCTCGGCAGTCGCGGTGCGCAGCGGTTTGTGCTGCTGCGCCCAGGCCGCGCCCGCGACAAGCGCCGTGATCATCGCGGCATAGAGCGGCATTCGGGCCATTCGCGGTTTCGGCATCCCATCCTCTCGACTTCGCGGCTTAGTTGTGTGACAACCTTATTGACAGCCATTCGTCAATTGGAAAGATTATGGCACCGGTGTCAACAACCATGATGCGCCGGACCGTCAGGAGAGGGGCTGCGACCGTCACGGCTCGCGCCATGCCCGGAAGGAAATGAGATGTCGTTGATTCTGCTTGCCCTTGCCGGAGCGCTTCCCGCTGCGTCCGCCCCGATTGCGACCGTCCCGGCGGCCGAGACGCGCGCGCAACTGCCCAAGCCCGACGCGATCCTGGCGCAGGTGCGTCGTGTCGCTGACTGGCAGCTGGCGAACAAGACCAATTGGGCGACGATGCCGCTCGCGCGCAAAAGCGTGCAGAACCCGCGCGACTGGCAGCAGGCGACCTTCTGGATCGCACTGACCGAACTTGCCAAGCGCGATGCGCGCTACGCCCCGCCGCTGATGGAGCTGGGCCGTGAGATGGCGTGGAAACTGGGCGACAACCCCTTTCACGCCGACGACCAGCTGATCGGTCAGGCATGGATCTGGGCGGCACGTAACGGCGCGGGCAGGGAGGCACTCGCCCCGACCATCGCCTATTTCGATAACGTACTCGCCAACCGCCCGACCGGCAGCCTGGAGTTCATCCCCGGCGCGCCCGGCGCGGGCTGGTCGAAATGCACCGATCGCTGGTGCTGGTGCGACGCGATCTTCATGGCGCCGCCGACTTTGCTCCAGCTCGCCCGCCAGACCGGCGACCAGCGCTATGCCGACTTCGCGCATGAAGAGTTCAAGGCGACAACCGACTATCTCTACGACCCGGTCGAGAAGCTCTATTTCCGCGACAGCCGTTTCTTCGACACGCGCGATGCGAAGGGGCGCAAGCAATTCTGGAGCCGGGGCAATGGCTGGGTGATGGGCGGCATGGTCCGCATGCTCGACGCGATGCCGCGCAAGGACCCCAAGCGCGCTTACTATGAAGGGCTGTTCCGCGACATGGCGGCGAAGTTGCTGACGCTGCAAAAAGCGGACGGCTATTGGTCGCCGTCTCTGCTCGACACCGATCCGTCGACCCCGACCGAGACCAGCGGGACTGCCTTCTACACCTATGCCTTCGCCTGGGGGATCGACGCGGGCCTGCTCGACCGTGCGACCTATCAGGCCGCCGCGGTGCGCGGCTGGAATGCGATCGTCCGTGCGGTACAGCCCGACGGGATGCTCGGCTGGGTCCAGCAGGTCGGCGACCGGCCCGACAGCGTGTCGGCGAAGGAAACGCAATTCTACGGATCGGGCGCGTTCATCCTCGCCGGTACCGCGATGGCGGATCTCGCGCGAAAGGAGGCGCACTGATGCGGGCGTTGTTGCTGCTCGCGCTCGCCGCGCCGCTTTCGGCTCAGGCCGCCGATCGCCGAGCCGAGGCTCCCGCCGGGCCGATCTATACCGACAGCGTTGCGCCGATGGACGCGACCGTCACCACCCGCCTGATGCCGCAGGTCGAGGCGCTGGTCGAACAGCTGCTGCGCGACGGCAAGGCGACGAAGATCGACGGCGTCGCGGTGTTCGGGGGGCGGGGACAAGTTCCTCCCCGGCAAGATCGCCGCGACCATGGCGCACCGCATCGTCGCGCTCGACGCCAACGACCCCCGGCTCGACCAGCGTCTGCGCGAGTTCGCCGACATGGCCGAGCTGACGCTCGCCAACGACAATGAGAGCTGGGGCCTCTATTACTATATCAACGCCCTACACGACCTGCACGCGCGCGGCCTGCTCGAGCGCGCCGTTCGCCCGGCGACCCTCGCGACGCTGCGCCAACGGCTCGACTGGCGCCGCTTCGTGCGGCCCGATCTCAGCCTGATCAACCTGCCCAACAATTATTACGGCGTTGCCTTCTCGATCGCGCGTTTTCGCCATTTGCTTGGCTGGGAGGATGCCAGCGCGGGCGACCAGCTGCTCGCGCGGATGATCGACCATTATCGGAAATATTCGGGCGAGTATGGCTTTGCCGACGAGACCGAAGGGAAGGGGCGGTTCGACCGTTATTCGGTGCTGCTGATCGGCGAGATCGCGCACCGCCTGCTCGAAACCGGGATGACGCCGAGCGACGAGGTCAAGGCGTGGCTGCGCAAGTCGGTCGACCTGCTGCTCCTGCGCTTCAACCTGCATGGCGAGGGGTTCGAATATGGCCGCAGCATCGGCACTTATGGCGACACCGCGTTCCTGGAGGTGCTGACCGCCGCCGCCTTGCTCAAGGTGATGACCCCGGTGGAAGAGCGCATGGCCTATGCCTTCTCCAGCCGGGTGACGGCGCGCTACATGGATTTCTGGATCGACCCCGTCAGCGGATCGGTCGACATGTGGGGTCGCACGGCGTGGGGGGCAGGGGCGGCGCACCGATGTCTATCGCGGCGAAGCGCGCATCCTGGGGGAGAATTTCAGCCTCGCGCGCCAGCATATCTACACCAACGCGATCTGGAACCGGCTCGGCTATCGCGGTCAGGCGCCCGATCCGGGATTCGGGCGCTGGTTGGGCACGCTGCCGCGCTCGACCACGACCTGGTTCGCGCGCGGGCTGCACGATCGCGGGCTGGTGACGATCCGCGACGGCAATCGGATGATCTCGTTGCCGATCATCAACGGGGCAGAGGGGCAGCATATGAACAACCCCTATTTCCCGATCCCCTTCTCGCCCGGCATGCTCGCCGGGTCGGCGGACGCGGCCTTCCCGCAGCTGCTGCCGCGCGTCACCCTGGGCGACGGCACCGTGCTGATGCCGCTCGCCTTCTTCAAGGATGTGCGGGTGACGCGGCGTGGCGCGGTGACCGAGGTCCGCTGGCACCAGACTGCGCTCGACCGGATGGGGGGCAATGATGCGCAACTCGACACGCGGGTGTCCATCGAAACGCACTATCGCTTTTCGCCCGGCAAGATCGAGCGGCGCGACCGCATCGTCCCGGCGGAGGGCGTGAAAATCGGCCGCATCGACATGGAGTTTGCGACCTTCTCCGGCGATCCGGCAAAGCAGCCGGGCGGGGTGCGGTTCGCGCGCGGCGCGGTGCAGCGCTTCGTCGCCTCCGGCTATGGCGATTGCGATGCCCAACCGGCGTCGGACCCGGTGTATCGGTCGCCGACCGGACCCTTCTCTACCGTCGTCAAATGCAGCCGTTTCGCAGCTGAAATAGACTCGCGCGCCATAGCGACGGTTTGGTCTTTGTCATACAACTAGTCCGAAAGGGGAGTTGACGCGCATTGGGCTAGTTGTCATACACATCGTTGACACCGGTATCAGCCGGGCCGGGATCCGATATCCCGCAATCGGGGAGAGTTGGGATGAGGAAGATTTCGGCCATCGCGATCCGCGGGTCGCTGCTGGCATCGGCGGCTCTGGCGGTATGCGCGCCGGCTGTGGCGCAGGAAGATGCGCCTGCGACTGCCGCTCAGTCCGACGAAGATGAAATCCTCGTCACCGGCTCTCGCGCGACTCAGCGCACATCGATCGAGTTCAAGCGCAACGCCGACGTCGTCGTTGACGGACTGGTCAGCGACGAGATCGGCGCGACGCCGGACAACAGCGTCGGCGACACGCTGGAGCGGATCGTCGGCGTCTCGGCCGACCGGTTCAAGGGCAACGCGAACGAACTGTCGGTGCGCGGCCTTGGCCCCACACTCAGCTTTTCGACCTTCAACGGGCGCGAGGTGTCGACCGCCGGCCCCGACCGCTCGGTTGCCTTCCAGCAATTCCCGTCGGAGCTGGTCAACGGCGTGCTGGTCTATAAATCGCAGCGCGCCGATTTCCTCGAAGGCGGCGTCGGCGGGGTGATCGAGCTGCGGTCGATGAAGCCGCTCGATTACGGGAAACGGCGCATCCAGTTCGAGATCCGCGGCGATTTCCAGCCCAAGGACGATGACGTCTATCAGCATGACGGCCTCGGCTATCGCGCCAATTTCTCCTACACCGACCAGTTCTCGACCGGGCTGGGCGATATCGGCATCTCGATCGGCTATCAGCGCCAGGATACGACTGCGCCGGAAGATTATTACAACGCGAACTCGACCTTCCAGCTGTGCAATACCTCGGCAAACAATCCGTGGCTTCTGACCGGCAACGCCGCCGCCCTGAACGCGGCAGGGGCTGGGCAGAACTGCACCAACGCCACCGGCCCGCGTACCGTTAGCGGCACGGTGATCGGCGAAACACGCGGCGACGCCTATTTCGCCAACAGCTCGCGCAGCTTCCGCACCCAGCAGACGTCGGAAATCCGCGACGGCATCATCGGCGCGCTGCAATGGCGGCCGCACAGCGATTTCGAGGTGGCGATCGACGGCCAGTATTCGAACCGCGCCAGCCTTGAGGACCGTAACGTTCTGGGCATCACCGAGGGCCTTCGCGGCGTCCAGCCGCTCGTGATCAGCGATGGCGCCAATGGCGACCGCCCCGGCGCGCTGCTCAGCTATCGCGGCAACTCCAACCTCGAAAACCAGCTCGAAACGCGCCAGCGGGAATGAGGAGTATCTGGGCGGCGGCCTCAACCTGATCTGGTCGCCCGACCGCTGGAACATCGCGCTCGACGGCTCATATTCGCGCAGCCACCGCACCGAAACGCAGAAGCAGACGCGCATGCGCTCGACAACGCGCGTGCCGTACACGCTGACCTATGACGGCGACAATGTCGTGCCGACCGTCGATTTCGGCACGTTCGACATCACCAACCACGCCAATTTCCTCGCGACCGGCAACACCGCCGTGTATGCGCGCAACCGCTTCGTCACCGACCGGCAGGACGAAATCTGGGCCGCGCGCTTCGACGTCGAGCGTGAGCTGGACGGGTTCATCACCTCGGTGAAAATCGGCGGTCGCTTCTCCGACCACCACCGCACCAACGACAATGCGCGCAACAACGATCTGAACACGATCCCCGGCACCACTGCAGAGGTGGCGGCGCGCATCACGCTGGCCAACCAGCAATGCCGCGTGCCGTTCACGACCAGCAGCTACATGTCGGGCATGGGCGGCAACGTCACGCGCTGGGCGACGTTCGACAATGACTGCCTGTTCCGCACCTTCACCGGCAGCGACGACGCGCTTCCGATCCCCGCCGATGGCCGCGATCCGAGCGACATCGATGTGCGGGAGCGGATCTGGTCGGCCTATGCCATGGCCAATTTCCGCCAGGATGAGGGCGCGTTGCCGTTCAGCGGCAATGTCGGCCTGCGCTATGTGCGCACCGACATCACCTCGATCGGCTATCGCCAGGCCTATCGCATCGTGATCGACACGCCGGGCGACAGCTACGCCGTCAGCGTCGATCCGGCGGGGCAGCTCCAGACCAACACGCTCAAGGGCAAATACGAATATCTGCTGCCCAGCGCGAACATCGCGTTCGACCTCAGCGACCAGCTGAAGCTGCGCCTCGCCGCCTATCGCGCCATTGCGCGATCGGGGATCGAGAGCTTCGGCGCGGGGATCAACTTGAACCCCTCGGCGGGCACCGGTCTCGACAACATCATCTTCAACGCGACGACCGGGAACCCAAACCTCAAGCCGCTGCGCGCCTGGAATCTAGATGCCAGCGTCGAACTCTATGCGTCGAAGGACACGTTGCTGTCGGTCGCGGGCTATTACAAATGGGCCAAGGGCACGGTCATCGGGCGGTCGGAGCCGGTGCCGACCGACATCACCGTCACCACCATCCGAGACGGCGGTGCGCCGACGACCGAGACGTTCGAAATCGAGCCGGTCGGCCCGGCCAACGATCTGGAAACGCGCCACCTTTATGGCGTGGAGGCGACGTTCAGCCATGTCCTGACCTGGCTGCCCGACCCGCTCGACGGCTTCGGAATTCAGGGATCGGTCAACCGCGCCTTCGCCAATTTCGAATATCCCGATACCTCGCCGATCGCGGCCTATGTCGACGACGCGAACCTGATCGGCCTGTCCAAGTGGACCGCCAGCGGATCGGTGTGGTTCGAGAAATGGGGGATGTCGCTGCGCGCGAACGTCCGCCACCGCTCTGACTATTACAAGCCCAATGGCGGCACCAACCGCTACATCCGGCCCGGTACCTATCTCAATCTGTCGGCCCAATATAACCTGACCAAGAACGTCCAGATCAAGCTGCAGGCGCTCAACGTCACCGGTGAACCGGACATCATGTACAAGGGTACGTACGACAATATCGCCGAGGTCTCGAACAGCGGCACGCAATATTTCTTCGGCTTCCGGGTCCGCCTGTGAGCGCACGCAACCTCGGCTGGGCCATCCCTCTCTCGGTCCTTGCCACCGTCGCCGCCGCGGGGTCTCCACCCCCGGCGGCGGCCTTTTCATCCACGCAACAGTGCGCGGGCGTCGACGGCTATGCCGCTGCGTTCGAAGGGCGCCGCACCTTCACGCTGCGCCCGTCCGAACTGACCGCGATCAAGGCGGCACTGCCGAGCGACGCGAAAGCGAAGGGGGAACTCGCCGCGCTGGTGAAGCGCGCCGACGCCGCGGTCGCGCGCAAGCCCGGCAGCGTGCTCGACAAGCGCACTATCCCGCCGTCCAACGACCGCAAGGATTATATCAGCCTCGCCCCCTATTGGTGGCCCGATCCCGCCAACCCGACCGGCCCCTATGTCCGCCGTGACGGCGAGGTGAACCCGGAACGCAACACCAACCGCTTCGACCGCACCGCGCTCGGCCGCATGGGCAGTGACGCCGATCTGCTCGGCCTTGCCTATTATTACACCGGCGACCGCCGCTATGCCGACAAGCTGGCGGCGATCGTCCGCGCCTGGTTCCTCGACCCCGCGACGGCGATGAACCCGAACATGAACTATGCCCAGATGGTCCCCGGCCGCTCGAACGGACGTCCCGAAGGCGTGCTCGACACCAGTACGTTCATCGGGGTGATCGACGCGGTCGGGCTGGCCGGTCCCTCGGGCGCGCTGTCGCCGGATGAGGTCAGGGCGCTGGAGGGCTGGTTCTCCCGCTATCTCGACTGGATGCTGTCCAGCGCGAACGGGAAGGGCGAGGGCGCGAAGAACAACAATCACGGCATCTGGTACGACGCCCAGGTCAGCCGTTTCGCGCTGTTCGCGCGCCGCCCCGATCTCGCGCGCAAGATCGTCGCCGACTTCCCGAAAAGGCGCATCGAGAAGCAGATGCAGCCGGGCGGCGCGCTGCCCGACGAACTCGCCCGCACCCGCAGCGCGCATTATTCGATCTACGCGATCGAGCCCGCGTACCACGTCGCCGACACCGCCGCGTGCCTCGGTGTCGATCTCTACAGCTGGGCCGACGGCAAGGGCCGCTCGCTCCGCGCCGCCACCGACTTCATCGCCGCCTATCGTGGGCGTGCCGAGGCGTGGCCGTACAAGGAGATGAAGTGGCCGGCGGAGGAGCTCGACGCGCTACTGGTTCGCGCAGATGTTGCCTGGCCGAGCGTGTGGGAACGCCGCAGTGAAGGCGATGTCGTGCTGCGCTATCGGGTGCGCTGACCCCATTTGTTACCCCTCCCTTTCAGGGAGGGGAGGTAGGGCTACCGCCCCCGCCGCTCGTCCCACCACGCCAGCCGCTCGGCGATGCGCCTCTCCAGCCCGCGATCGGTCGGCGTATAGAAGGTCTGCGGCGTCATCTCCTCGGGCCAGTAGTTGGCGCCACTGAACCCGCCTTCGGCATCATGGTCATAGGCATAGTCCTTGCCATAGCCGATCTCCTTCATCAGCCTGGTCGGCGCATTGAGGATGTTCTGCGGCGGCATCAGCGACCCGGTCTCCTTGGCCGAGCGCCACGCCGACTTCATCGCCATATAAGCCGCGTTCGATTTGGGCGCGGTCGCGCAATAGAGGCAAGCCTGCACGATCGCCAACTCGCCCTCAGGTGAGCCGAGAAACTCGTAGCTGTCCTTGGCGGCGAGGCACTGGACCAAAGCCTGCGGGTCGGCGAGGCCGATATCCTCGCTCGCGAACCGCACCAGCCGGCGCAGCACGTAGAGCGGCTCCTCACCCGCTACCAGCATCCGTGCGAGATAATAGAGCGCCGCCTGCGGATCGCTCCCGCGCAGCGATTTGTGCAGCGCGGAGATGAGGTTGTAATGCCCCTCGCGATCCTTGTCGTACACCGCGACCCGGCGCTGGAGGAACGCCGACAGCCCCGCAGGGTCGAGCGGCGCGTCGAAGCTGACCGAGTAGAGCGTCTCCGCCTGATTGAGCAGGAAGCGCCCGTCGCCATCCGCACTCGCCACCAGCGCGTCGCGCGCCTCGGGGGTGAGGGGGAGGGGGCGGCCCTCGATCGCCTCGGCGCGGTCGAGCAACTGGCTCAGCGCTTGATGGTCGAGCCGTCGCAGGATCAGCACCTGCGCCCGGCTGAGCAAAGCCGCATTCAGTTCGAACGACGGATTTTCGGTCGTCGCGCCGACCAGCGTCACCGTCCCGTCCTCGACGAACGGCAGAAACCCGTCCTGCTGCGCGCGGTTGAAGCGGTGGATCTCGTCCACGAACAACAAGGTGCGCTGGCCGATACGGGCGAATTCCTTCGCTTCGGCAAACACCTTTTTGAGGTCCGCGACGCCCGAAAACACCGCGCTGATCGCGACGAAGCGCAATCCCACCGCATCGGCGAGCAGCCGCGCGGTCGTCGTCTTGCCCGTCCCCGGCGGTCCCCACAGGATGATCGACGACAGCTTCCCCGCCGCCACCATCCGCCCGATCGCGCCCTCTGCCCCGGTCAGATGCTCCTGGCCCACCACCTCCTCCAGCCGCGCCGGGCGCAGTCGGTCGGCCAGCGGCGCGGACGCGGAAATTTCGGATGGGGAGGCGGCGGGTTCGGTCCCGCCGAACAGATCGGTCATGCGGAACGATATAGGAACTTCGGCCGGAGTCGCGAAGGGGCTTGTCAAAATGCATTCAAGATATATCTTAGACGCATCACGACTCGGATATGAAGGATCAAGAATGTTTGGAAGACATCATCGCGGCTTCGGGCCGCACGGGATGCATGCCAGCCGCGGACGCCGCCAATGGGGCCCGTTCACGGTCGAATGGGATATCAACGCAGAGGCGATGGGCGGGCGCGGTCGCGGCGGCGGGCGTCGTCGCATGTTCAGCGGCGACGAGCTTCGCCTCGTCCTGCTCGCGCTGATCGCCGATCAGCCGCGCCACGGATACGACCTGATCCGCGAGATCGAGGAGCGGACCGGCGGCGCCTATGCGCCCAGCCCGGGCGTGGTCTATCCGACGCTGACGCTGCTCGCCGACATGGACCATATCGCCGAACAGGCGGCGGAGGGCGCCAAGAAGCTCTATGCGATCACCCCGGCGGGGCAGGCGCATCTTGAGGAAAGCGCCGAACAGGTGACCCTGCTGATGGGCCGCCTCGCCGAACTCGGCACGCAGCGCGAACAGAGCGGGCGCAGCCCGGTGCGGCGCGCGATGGGCAATCTCAAAATGGCGGTAATGCAGCGGCTGAACGACGGCGAAGCGGATCAGGCAACGGTCGACGCAGTGATCGACATCATCGACGCCGCGGCGCGCAAGGTGGAGCGCCTCTGATGACTGCGACCGCAACCGGCTTCGCCGCGACCGACAAGGCGTCGCGTTACCTCCAGCAGCTTTGCAAGCATTGGGAGCACAACCTCAAGGTCGATTATACCGCCGACCACGGCACGATCGTCTTCCCGAAGGACGCGCGCGGCGCGAACTGGCCCGGCGATGGGCTGGTTACGCTCGATGCCAAACCCGACGGCATCGCGATCTGCATCGACGCCAGCGCACCCGAGCAGGTCGAGGGGCTGAAGGGCGCGATCGAACGCCATATCGACCGCTTCGCGTTTCGCGAGGAAGGGCTGAAATACGATTGGTCCTAAGTCCCCCTCCCGCTTGCGGGAGGGGCTAGGGAGGGCCTGTCAACACGTCGCCAGGCCGGTGGAGGCCCCCGACCCATTGCCGGGTGAACAGCGCCCCGCGCTGTTCAGGCCATGCCGGGGGCATGGCCGACCCCGCAATCGCAAGCGGGAGGGGAGTTACCGTCCCCCCATCACCTCAAGATACGCATCCAGCACCGCCTGGTTCACCTGCGGCCAGACCTGCGCCTGCATCCGCTGATGCCCCAGTGCCCCGAACCGCGCGCGCATCTCCGCGTCGCGCGCCAGCCGCTCGATCGCGTCGGCATAGGCGGTGACGTCGCGGGGCGGGACCAGGAAGCCGGTCTCATTCTCGACCACAAGATCCATCGCGCCGGTCGCGCGCGCCGCGACCACCGGCACGCCACACGCCATCGCCTCCGACGTCACGTTTCCGAACGTCTCGGTGACGGAGGGGTTGAAGAACACGTCCATCGACGCGACCGCGCGGCCCAGCGCATCGCCCGACTGGAAGCCGGTGAAGATCGCTTCGGGCACCTGCCCCGCGAACCAGTCGCGCGCCGGACCTTCGCCGACCACCAGTATCTTGTGCGGAACCCCGCGCCGGGTCAGCTCGCGCGCCACCTCGGCAAAGATATCCAGCCCCTTTTCGAGCACCAGCCGCCCCAGGAACCCGATCGCCGGAACGTCGTCGGCGATGCCCAGGCTCCGCCGCCACTCCAGATCGCGACGCGCCGGGTTGAACCGCGCATGATCCACGCCCCGCGACCATATGCTGACCGGCGTCGTGACACCCCAGCTCTGGATCAGCTGCGCGATCGAATTGCCCGGCACCATCACACGGTCGAACTTGTTGTAAAACCGCGTCAGCCGCCGGATCAGCCATGGCTCGATAAAGCCCAGCCCATAATAGCGCGGATAAGTCTCGAACCGCGTATGGAGCGATGCCACCGCCGGAAGCCCCTGCTTGCGCGCCCAGGCAACCGCAGCATGGCCCAGAAATTCGGGCGCCGAGACATGGACGAGGCTCGGCGCGAACGCCTCCAGATCCGCACGCGGCGCATGCGGCAGGCCCAGCGCGACCTTATACTCGCCGCGTCCGCCGGGCATGGCAAAGGCCGGGACGCTGACCAGATCGCCCTCCGGCGCAAAGGCCGGCTTCGCTACGGTCGGGGAATAGACGCGCACCGTCACGCCAGCATCCAGCAAATGGCGCACCAGCTTGTTCAGCGCCTGGTTCGCGCCGTCGCGTACATAATTATAATTGCCGCTGAACAGCGCCACGCGAAGATCGGTCGGAGTCATCGGCGCGCCCATAGCGATCCGATTACGGCGTTACTATGTCGCCGCAAAGGAGATTTCCGCATGTCCGATCTGTCCGGCTTCCCCATCACCACCCGCTGGCCCGCGCAGCACCCCGACCGTATCCAGCTCTATTCGCTCAACACCCCTAATGGCGTGAAGGCCGGAATCATGCTCGAGGAAACCGGGCTGCCCTATGAGGCGCATTTGATCGACATCGGCGCGGACGACCAGAAGACGCCGGAATTCCTCAGCCTCAACCCGAACGGCAAGATCCCCGCGATCCTCGACCCCAACGGCCCCAACGGCCACCCGCTCGCTCTGTTCGAAAGCGGCGCGATCCTGCTCTACCTCGCCGAAAAGACCGGTCAGTTCCTGGACCCCGACCAGCGCTACGAAACGATCGGATGGGTGATGTGGCAGATGGGCGGACTCGGCCCGATGTTTGGCCAGCTCGGCTATTTCCATAAATTCGCGGGCCGCGAGATCGAGGACAAGCGCCCGCTCGACCGCTATGTCGCGGAGT
The genomic region above belongs to Sphingomonas sp. J315 and contains:
- a CDS encoding FadR/GntR family transcriptional regulator, which codes for MATGNAIRPVMTVTKAASLADDLVQRFEEQIERGEMPPGSRFPTEKAITESFGVSRTVVREAYSRLAARGLLVSRRGSGAYVAEGAQYRAFQVTPDEVSAIDDVLRLLEMRMGFEAEMADLAAQRRTDADLKDIRAALAAMDASTEAEGSVAADAAFHAAIARATGNAYFVRFTQFLGVRLVPSRKLYLQGNDPKKHQRYARMINRDHEAIYAAIAAGDPAAARRAARRHIQKSIDRHEALKAGRSAGED
- a CDS encoding DUF4861 domain-containing protein is translated as MPKPRMARMPLYAAMITALVAGAAWAQQHKPLRTATAEEQKARAAVSIADYRFGDLLFENDRIAFRIYGRPLEAAEPPSSSGIDAWGKRVRWPFMDRQLRTGDQHQDQGEGVDFYNVGTGRGVGGLGIWHDNKLWTSRNYVNPRIAVAGPERAAFSVDYPAWPVDTARTVAETRQFALAPGSNFIRMTSTIASSSSQPLTVAIGISKRPTGTALGSILKDADKARLVWWGPDTPDKGAMAAAVMVDPAAFAGFAEDADNYLILVRVTPGKPFVYHAGAAWSGGPDFKREPDWQAYVQQQQPDFNP
- a CDS encoding glycoside hydrolase family 105 protein, translating into MSLILLALAGALPAASAPIATVPAAETRAQLPKPDAILAQVRRVADWQLANKTNWATMPLARKSVQNPRDWQQATFWIALTELAKRDARYAPPLMELGREMAWKLGDNPFHADDQLIGQAWIWAARNGAGREALAPTIAYFDNVLANRPTGSLEFIPGAPGAGWSKCTDRWCWCDAIFMAPPTLLQLARQTGDQRYADFAHEEFKATTDYLYDPVEKLYFRDSRFFDTRDAKGRKQFWSRGNGWVMGGMVRMLDAMPRKDPKRAYYEGLFRDMAAKLLTLQKADGYWSPSLLDTDPSTPTETSGTAFYTYAFAWGIDAGLLDRATYQAAAVRGWNAIVRAVQPDGMLGWVQQVGDRPDSVSAKETQFYGSGAFILAGTAMADLARKEAH
- a CDS encoding TonB-dependent receptor plug domain-containing protein, translating into MRKISAIAIRGSLLASAALAVCAPAVAQEDAPATAAQSDEDEILVTGSRATQRTSIEFKRNADVVVDGLVSDEIGATPDNSVGDTLERIVGVSADRFKGNANELSVRGLGPTLSFSTFNGREVSTAGPDRSVAFQQFPSELVNGVLVYKSQRADFLEGGVGGVIELRSMKPLDYGKRRIQFEIRGDFQPKDDDVYQHDGLGYRANFSYTDQFSTGLGDIGISIGYQRQDTTAPEDYYNANSTFQLCNTSANNPWLLTGNAAALNAAGAGQNCTNATGPRTVSGTVIGETRGDAYFANSSRSFRTQQTSEIRDGIIGALQWRPHSDFEVAIDGQYSNRASLEDRNVLGITEGLRGVQPLVISDGANGDRPGALLSYRGNSNLENQLETRQRE
- a CDS encoding TonB-dependent receptor domain-containing protein, with the translated sequence MATAPARCSAIAATPTSKTSSKRASGNEEYLGGGLNLIWSPDRWNIALDGSYSRSHRTETQKQTRMRSTTRVPYTLTYDGDNVVPTVDFGTFDITNHANFLATGNTAVYARNRFVTDRQDEIWAARFDVERELDGFITSVKIGGRFSDHHRTNDNARNNDLNTIPGTTAEVAARITLANQQCRVPFTTSSYMSGMGGNVTRWATFDNDCLFRTFTGSDDALPIPADGRDPSDIDVRERIWSAYAMANFRQDEGALPFSGNVGLRYVRTDITSIGYRQAYRIVIDTPGDSYAVSVDPAGQLQTNTLKGKYEYLLPSANIAFDLSDQLKLRLAAYRAIARSGIESFGAGINLNPSAGTGLDNIIFNATTGNPNLKPLRAWNLDASVELYASKDTLLSVAGYYKWAKGTVIGRSEPVPTDITVTTIRDGGAPTTETFEIEPVGPANDLETRHLYGVEATFSHVLTWLPDPLDGFGIQGSVNRAFANFEYPDTSPIAAYVDDANLIGLSKWTASGSVWFEKWGMSLRANVRHRSDYYKPNGGTNRYIRPGTYLNLSAQYNLTKNVQIKLQALNVTGEPDIMYKGTYDNIAEVSNSGTQYFFGFRVRL
- a CDS encoding alginate lyase family protein; protein product: MSARNLGWAIPLSVLATVAAAGSPPPAAAFSSTQQCAGVDGYAAAFEGRRTFTLRPSELTAIKAALPSDAKAKGELAALVKRADAAVARKPGSVLDKRTIPPSNDRKDYISLAPYWWPDPANPTGPYVRRDGEVNPERNTNRFDRTALGRMGSDADLLGLAYYYTGDRRYADKLAAIVRAWFLDPATAMNPNMNYAQMVPGRSNGRPEGVLDTSTFIGVIDAVGLAGPSGALSPDEVRALEGWFSRYLDWMLSSANGKGEGAKNNNHGIWYDAQVSRFALFARRPDLARKIVADFPKRRIEKQMQPGGALPDELARTRSAHYSIYAIEPAYHVADTAACLGVDLYSWADGKGRSLRAATDFIAAYRGRAEAWPYKEMKWPAEELDALLVRADVAWPSVWERRSEGDVVLRYRVR